In the Deinococcus arcticus genome, one interval contains:
- a CDS encoding DUF4158 domain-containing protein: MSDEQAARYGRYDGDPAPVQLTQYFLLTDADLALLEDRRRKHNKLGMAVQLCSLRFLGTFPPPAEQVPARVVDHVAQQLGLSPDVLHKYGQREATRSKHRALLLTHLGYQEFGVWVAIRLIRWLYAQLSLSDQRPSLLFDLATAHLVGQKIVLPGVTVLAPG, from the coding sequence CTGAGCGATGAGCAGGCGGCGCGGTACGGTCGGTATGACGGTGACCCTGCGCCTGTACAACTCACCCAGTATTTCCTGCTCACCGACGCTGATCTTGCCTTGTTGGAGGATCGCCGGCGCAAGCACAACAAGTTGGGGATGGCGGTGCAACTCTGCAGCCTCCGTTTCCTGGGCACATTCCCTCCACCCGCAGAGCAGGTGCCTGCCAGAGTCGTTGACCACGTGGCCCAGCAACTCGGCCTCTCGCCTGATGTCCTGCACAAGTACGGCCAGCGGGAGGCTACTCGATCAAAACACCGTGCGCTCCTGCTGACCCATCTGGGCTATCAGGAGTTTGGCGTTTGGGTCGCCATTCGGCTGATTCGGTGGTTGTACGCGCAGCTGTCACTGAGTGATCAGCGGCCTAGCCTCCTGTTTGATCTGGCCACCGCGCATCTGGTGGGGCAGAAGATCGTATTGCCGGGAGTCACGGTATTGGCCCCCGGCTGA
- a CDS encoding Tn3 family transposase, whose amino-acid sequence MQHALKRREVFAPQSERYADPRAGLLQGESWIAARSDVLRVLDRSLDPRPAVEALNVALGEAYQKVETHLAKNQALMLTVDNGHTRVSLSLLVATPESTSLSTLKAQVAARLPTVDLAELLMEVHEITGMAAAFTHVSEGKSYARDLPLSICGVLLAQACNIGLKAVSRVDVAALTLPRLSWVQQNYVRAETLIQANACLVEAQFDLPRAQVWGGGEVASADGLRFVVPVRTVHAGWNGKYFGAARGVTYYNFTSDQFTGFHGIVIPGTLRDSLDILSGLLEQQTHLDPREIMTDTHGSSDVVFVLFALLGYQFSPRLADLPDQRFWRLDRDADYWQVH is encoded by the coding sequence TTGCAGCACGCACTGAAACGTCGGGAGGTGTTTGCTCCTCAGAGCGAACGCTACGCCGACCCACGTGCCGGACTCCTTCAGGGTGAGTCCTGGATTGCCGCTCGGTCAGACGTATTGCGTGTGCTCGACCGTTCGCTTGATCCACGGCCCGCAGTTGAGGCACTCAACGTCGCACTGGGTGAGGCTTACCAAAAGGTAGAGACCCACCTTGCCAAGAATCAAGCTTTGATGTTGACCGTGGACAATGGCCACACGCGGGTCTCGCTTAGCCTACTGGTGGCCACCCCAGAGTCGACGTCCCTGAGCACCCTGAAGGCTCAGGTAGCCGCGCGCTTGCCCACCGTTGATCTGGCTGAACTCCTGATGGAGGTGCATGAGATTACGGGGATGGCCGCTGCCTTTACGCACGTTTCAGAGGGGAAATCATACGCTCGCGACTTGCCGCTTAGCATCTGTGGGGTCTTGCTGGCCCAAGCCTGCAATATCGGACTGAAGGCGGTCTCCAGGGTGGATGTTGCGGCACTGACCCTTCCCCGGCTGTCTTGGGTGCAGCAGAATTATGTGCGCGCAGAGACCTTGATTCAAGCGAATGCCTGTCTGGTGGAGGCACAATTTGACCTGCCGCGGGCACAGGTCTGGGGTGGCGGGGAAGTCGCGTCTGCTGACGGACTCCGCTTTGTCGTTCCCGTCCGTACGGTACATGCCGGCTGGAACGGCAAATACTTTGGCGCGGCGCGTGGAGTCACGTACTACAACTTCACCAGCGACCAATTCACGGGTTTCCACGGCATCGTGATTCCAGGAACGCTGCGAGACTCGCTCGATATCCTGTCCGGCCTGCTGGAGCAGCAGACCCACCTTGACCCCCGCGAAATCATGACCGACACGCACGGCTCCAGTGACGTCGTATTTGTGTTGTTTGCCTTATTGGGCTATCAGTTCAGTCCCCGTTTAGCGGACCTGCCTGACCAGCGGTTCTGGCGACTGGACCGGGACGCCGATTATTGGCAGGTTCACTGA
- a CDS encoding Tn3 family transposase yields the protein MLRYVQDEGYRHRIQRQVNRGGLRHSVARAVFHGGKGELGQKYREGMEDQLEALGLVVNAMVLWNTRYLALAVEDIRQAGQLCDEAEVARLSPLLSEHGNILGKYDFRSQLKSLEANCASSATRHRWTLTCTWPKFLRGSFCSQSHARPTRSGRRGPQKTLSDPSAGCGRGGRAGLEQAAPDHGPGT from the coding sequence TTGCTCAGGTATGTGCAGGATGAGGGATATCGGCACCGGATTCAGAGACAAGTGAACCGAGGAGGGTTGCGGCACAGCGTGGCCCGGGCCGTCTTCCACGGGGGCAAGGGGGAGCTGGGGCAAAAATACCGGGAAGGAATGGAGGACCAATTGGAAGCTCTGGGACTGGTGGTCAATGCCATGGTGCTGTGGAACACCCGGTATTTGGCCCTGGCAGTAGAGGACATCCGGCAAGCGGGTCAGTTATGCGATGAGGCCGAGGTCGCCCGGCTCTCGCCGCTGCTGTCCGAGCATGGCAACATCCTTGGAAAATACGATTTTCGCTCCCAGCTGAAGTCGCTAGAGGCCAACTGCGCAAGCTCCGCGACCCGACATCGCTGGACGCTTACTTGTACTTGGCCCAAATTCCTTAGGGGAAGTTTCTGTTCCCAGTCTCACGCGAGGCCTACACGCAGTGGGCGCCGTGGCCCTCAGAAGACTCTGAGTGACCCGTCTGCGGGGTGTGGCCGTGGTGGGCGGGCAGGGCTGGAGCAGGCGGCGCCTGATCACGGGCCAGGTACATGA
- a CDS encoding ArsR/SmtB family transcription factor, producing the protein MRTASQDDVCEVTCLHPEAVQLARTHQPEDLCIEDAAAFLKLMADPTRLRILSALKTTELCVCDLAAVVGISESAVSHQLRLLRTGRIVTFRKEGRIAYYRLLDHHVTTTIRNALDHATE; encoded by the coding sequence ATGAGAACCGCCTCTCAGGACGACGTGTGCGAAGTGACCTGCCTGCATCCGGAGGCGGTCCAGCTGGCGCGCACCCATCAGCCAGAGGACCTCTGCATCGAGGACGCCGCCGCCTTCCTGAAGTTGATGGCGGATCCCACCCGGCTCAGGATTCTGAGTGCGCTGAAGACCACCGAGCTGTGCGTGTGTGACCTGGCGGCGGTGGTGGGGATCAGCGAGAGTGCGGTCAGTCATCAGCTGCGCCTGCTGCGCACCGGCCGCATCGTCACCTTCCGGAAGGAAGGCCGCATTGCCTACTACCGACTGCTCGACCACCACGTGACGACCACCATTCGCAATGCCCTGGATCACGCGACCGAGTAA
- a CDS encoding SCO family protein codes for MTSPHGQALETAADGLPAGLRRPWQRSLTLALLAVAALLSLALLYTRLRNPQGLLGTAYPPGTVAPPLAGTGDDGQPLALSAFKGQTVAVFFGFLNCPNICPTTLAALERVRQTLPERQRKDFVSLLVTVDPGRDTPAELRSYVRYFSPDARGLVIPKTPLRQAAAAWGVGFEYSNVTAPDRYDVNHTTGVYLVDRAGNRRVVWDYTQLNLTDRIAADVRTVMR; via the coding sequence ATGACTAGCCCGCACGGACAGGCGCTGGAGACAGCGGCTGATGGATTGCCCGCTGGACTCCGCCGGCCCTGGCAGCGCTCGCTTACCCTGGCGCTGCTGGCGGTGGCGGCCCTGCTGTCCCTGGCCCTGCTCTACACCCGCCTGCGCAACCCTCAGGGCCTCCTTGGTACGGCGTATCCACCCGGGACGGTGGCCCCGCCCCTGGCCGGCACCGGCGACGATGGCCAGCCGCTGGCCCTGTCTGCCTTCAAAGGCCAGACCGTGGCGGTCTTTTTCGGCTTCCTGAACTGCCCGAACATCTGTCCCACCACTCTGGCCGCCCTGGAACGGGTGCGCCAGACGCTCCCAGAGCGGCAGCGGAAGGACTTTGTGAGTCTGCTGGTCACGGTCGATCCTGGGCGGGACACGCCAGCGGAGCTGCGCTCGTACGTGCGCTACTTCAGCCCGGACGCACGTGGCCTGGTGATTCCCAAAACGCCGCTCCGTCAGGCGGCTGCGGCCTGGGGCGTCGGCTTCGAGTATTCGAATGTGACGGCCCCAGACCGCTACGACGTCAACCACACGACTGGCGTTTACCTGGTGGACCGGGCCGGCAACCGGCGGGTGGTCTGGGATTACACCCAGCTGAACCTCACCGACCGGATCGCGGCCGACGTGCGGACGGTGATGCGGTGA
- a CDS encoding DUF305 domain-containing protein, translating into MIPWGAALGVAALGAGLALAWPAAPGETSADVTFARDMAAHHAQAVNMSVTLVKRAADPEIRLLAQDILLTQQAQIGQMQGWLMAWGRPLAGREAPMSGMDRAAMGMASATDEAALETLTVAAAETRFLLLMRRHHQGGVAMATSALNVARRPEVRRFAQRVVTAQRSEIQGLEALLRARSVTPDPAPRHDMDGMDHD; encoded by the coding sequence TTGATTCCGTGGGGCGCCGCTCTGGGGGTGGCCGCCCTGGGCGCAGGGCTGGCCCTGGCCTGGCCAGCGGCGCCGGGTGAGACCAGTGCCGACGTGACTTTTGCGCGGGATATGGCGGCGCACCACGCCCAGGCCGTGAACATGAGTGTCACCCTGGTCAAACGCGCCGCCGACCCTGAGATCCGGCTGCTGGCGCAGGACATCCTGTTGACCCAGCAGGCGCAGATTGGCCAGATGCAGGGCTGGCTGATGGCCTGGGGCCGGCCACTGGCCGGGCGCGAGGCCCCCATGAGCGGCATGGACCGCGCGGCCATGGGCATGGCGTCCGCCACCGATGAGGCGGCGCTGGAGACGCTCACCGTTGCCGCTGCCGAAACCCGCTTCCTGCTTCTGATGCGCCGGCACCACCAGGGGGGCGTCGCCATGGCCACCTCGGCCCTGAACGTGGCGCGCCGCCCGGAAGTGCGGCGGTTCGCGCAGCGGGTCGTGACGGCGCAGCGCTCGGAAATTCAGGGCCTCGAAGCTCTCCTGAGAGCGCGTTCGGTGACGCCTGACCCCGCACCTCGCCACGACATGGACGGAATGGATCATGACTAG
- a CDS encoding DUF3105 domain-containing protein has protein sequence MKRLMLLSLTVLLAACNQGGAEIEGVKSFKNEGGDHKPGRLTYAQRPPAGGPHNGSWQNCGIYDRPIYDEYAVHSLEHGAVWVSYKPGLSTSQVLQLKERVAGRTYILLSPHETQTAPIVLTAWNKQLEVQDPADERIAKFIQAYEQGGEAPEIGASCSGAYDDTV, from the coding sequence ATGAAACGACTGATGCTGCTGTCCCTGACCGTGCTTCTCGCCGCCTGCAACCAAGGTGGGGCCGAGATCGAAGGTGTGAAAAGCTTCAAAAACGAAGGCGGTGACCACAAGCCCGGCCGCCTGACGTACGCGCAGCGGCCCCCAGCGGGCGGCCCGCACAACGGTTCGTGGCAGAACTGCGGGATCTATGACCGGCCCATCTACGACGAGTACGCCGTGCACAGCCTGGAGCACGGCGCCGTGTGGGTGTCGTACAAGCCCGGCCTGAGCACCAGTCAGGTGCTGCAGCTCAAAGAGCGGGTGGCCGGCCGCACCTACATCCTGCTTTCGCCCCATGAAACCCAGACGGCCCCCATCGTCCTGACCGCCTGGAACAAGCAGCTGGAAGTGCAGGACCCCGCTGACGAGCGCATCGCGAAGTTCATTCAGGCCTATGAGCAGGGCGGTGAAGCACCCGAAATTGGAGCCTCGTGCAGCGGCGCGTACGACGACACCGTTTGA
- a CDS encoding signal peptidase II, producing the protein MTTLRGRRTVGWAPVLVTALLLVLEGLLKAWAVEQLSPGVNRPLVPGVLHLGFTLNTGMAWGLLGGFTGALAALRLLVGLGLVGALALRRVPPPLTWPLALIAAGALGNALDGLARGAVVDYLTSPLLDRVSELLSGRPFPIFNLSDVLVCTGVAALLLANWWRERRVTARPFPSQTP; encoded by the coding sequence ATGACCACGCTGAGAGGCCGGCGGACCGTCGGCTGGGCCCCTGTGCTGGTGACCGCGCTGCTGCTGGTGCTCGAAGGACTGCTCAAGGCCTGGGCGGTGGAACAGCTCAGCCCCGGAGTCAACCGCCCCCTCGTCCCTGGCGTCTTGCACCTGGGCTTTACCCTCAACACCGGCATGGCCTGGGGCCTGCTGGGGGGCTTCACAGGGGCACTGGCCGCCTTGCGGCTGCTCGTCGGCCTGGGCCTGGTGGGCGCCCTCGCCCTGCGGCGGGTGCCGCCGCCCCTGACCTGGCCCTTGGCCTTGATCGCGGCCGGCGCGCTGGGCAACGCCCTGGACGGCCTGGCGCGCGGCGCGGTGGTGGATTACCTCACTTCCCCGCTGCTGGACCGGGTCTCTGAGCTGCTCAGCGGCCGCCCATTCCCGATTTTTAACCTGTCTGACGTGCTGGTGTGCACTGGCGTGGCGGCGCTCCTGCTGGCGAACTGGTGGCGCGAACGGCGTGTGACCGCCAGGCCCTTTCCCTCACAGACCCCGTAA
- a CDS encoding glutaredoxin family protein gives MPEITLYTTADCAESRAVQRLLGRCGAPFRIRNLQEDAGALAELRNLTETRITPVTVIGTQVFAGPVDQQRPGLLAALQAGA, from the coding sequence ATGCCTGAGATCACCCTTTACACCACGGCGGACTGCGCGGAGAGCCGGGCTGTTCAGCGCCTGCTGGGCCGCTGCGGCGCGCCCTTCCGGATCCGGAACCTTCAGGAAGATGCCGGCGCACTGGCCGAATTGCGGAACCTCACCGAGACCCGGATCACTCCGGTGACCGTGATCGGCACCCAGGTGTTCGCTGGGCCAGTTGATCAGCAGCGTCCCGGGCTGCTGGCGGCTTTGCAGGCGGGCGCATGA
- a CDS encoding heavy metal translocating P-type ATPase gives MTQSPARPPTSGADPDALTYFVEGMDCASCVQTVERMVATLPGTDGVKTSFSKQTLTLHLDEGQTPRATLEKNLKSLGYAPSLMGSAAAAGPQGHGHGADDHAGHTHEVAPAGTPWYRTGQGKLVVTSGVLLGVAWLLSFLAPTLADVAFIAATLLGVWPLAKKALASARLGDPFSINMLVSLAAIGAVAIGEAAEGAVVVFFFAVGELLEGVAAGRARAGIQALAALAPKTALLLEGGQPREVPADSLQVGQTVQVNPGARVPADGSILTGTSSLDDSPVTGESVPVVKGPGDTVFAGSINTDGTLTLRVDRAAADNTIARIIHMVEEAEGSKAPTARFIDRFSRYYTPGVVLVSALVALVPPLFLGGVWHDWLYKGISLLLIGCPCALVLSVPASITSAISAGTRRGLLIKGGGALETIGGVKTVAFDKTGTLTAGKPRVTDIVGVGAERGEVLRLAAAVESGSSHPLAKAITGAAQLEKVTIPAAQDAQALPGKGATATVEGRALGVMSPRHAAELAPLSAELAATVTRLEEQGRTAVLLLDGAAPLGVLAIRDEPRPDARAAIAELRRLGVQTVMLTGDNARTGRAIAQDLGLNVQAELLPEDKLRLIAGYKAQGGVAMVGDGINDAPALAASDVGIAMGGGTDVALETADAALLHERVSGVADLVNLSRATMGNIKVNIAFALGLKAVFLVTTLLGYTNLWMAILADTGATALVTANALRLLGWKAPRLTPAPEATPRHA, from the coding sequence ATGACCCAGTCTCCTGCGCGGCCCCCCACTTCAGGTGCCGACCCCGACGCCCTGACCTATTTTGTCGAGGGCATGGACTGCGCCAGCTGCGTGCAGACGGTCGAGCGTATGGTGGCCACGCTGCCCGGAACAGACGGCGTCAAGACCAGTTTTTCCAAGCAGACCCTGACGCTGCATCTGGACGAGGGGCAGACCCCACGGGCCACCCTGGAAAAGAATCTCAAATCACTGGGCTACGCCCCATCTCTGATGGGATCAGCTGCCGCAGCCGGTCCGCAGGGCCATGGCCACGGCGCCGACGATCACGCCGGCCACACGCACGAGGTCGCGCCCGCCGGCACGCCCTGGTACCGCACGGGTCAGGGCAAGCTGGTCGTCACGTCCGGGGTGCTGCTGGGCGTCGCGTGGCTCCTCAGTTTCCTGGCGCCGACGCTCGCTGACGTGGCCTTCATCGCCGCCACTCTGCTGGGCGTCTGGCCGCTGGCGAAAAAAGCACTCGCCAGCGCCCGCCTGGGTGATCCCTTCAGCATCAACATGCTCGTCAGCCTGGCCGCCATCGGCGCCGTGGCCATTGGCGAGGCGGCCGAGGGCGCGGTGGTGGTGTTCTTCTTCGCCGTGGGCGAACTGTTAGAGGGCGTGGCCGCCGGCCGCGCCCGCGCCGGCATTCAGGCGCTGGCCGCCCTGGCCCCCAAGACTGCTCTGCTGCTGGAGGGCGGTCAACCCCGCGAGGTGCCAGCCGACTCGTTGCAGGTGGGCCAGACGGTTCAGGTCAACCCCGGCGCGCGCGTTCCGGCCGACGGCAGCATTCTGACGGGCACCTCCAGCCTCGACGACAGTCCGGTCACTGGGGAAAGCGTTCCAGTGGTCAAGGGTCCGGGGGATACGGTCTTTGCAGGCAGCATCAACACCGACGGCACCCTGACCCTCCGGGTGGACCGGGCCGCCGCTGACAACACCATCGCGCGCATTATTCACATGGTCGAGGAGGCCGAAGGCAGCAAAGCCCCCACTGCGCGGTTCATCGACCGTTTCAGCCGGTATTACACGCCTGGGGTCGTGCTGGTCTCGGCCCTGGTGGCGCTGGTGCCGCCCCTTTTCCTGGGTGGCGTGTGGCATGACTGGCTCTACAAGGGCATCAGCCTGCTCCTGATCGGGTGCCCCTGCGCCCTGGTCCTCAGCGTGCCCGCCTCCATCACAAGTGCCATCAGCGCCGGCACCCGGCGCGGCCTGCTGATCAAGGGTGGGGGCGCACTGGAGACCATCGGCGGCGTGAAGACCGTGGCCTTTGACAAGACCGGGACCCTGACCGCCGGGAAGCCCCGGGTCACCGACATTGTGGGCGTGGGGGCAGAGCGTGGCGAGGTCCTGCGCCTGGCGGCCGCCGTGGAGTCGGGCAGCAGCCATCCGCTGGCCAAGGCCATCACAGGGGCGGCCCAGCTGGAGAAGGTCACCATTCCCGCCGCTCAGGACGCGCAGGCCCTCCCAGGGAAGGGGGCGACAGCCACCGTGGAAGGGCGGGCCCTGGGCGTCATGTCCCCCCGTCACGCGGCCGAGCTGGCGCCCCTGAGCGCCGAACTCGCGGCCACCGTCACCCGCCTCGAGGAGCAGGGCCGCACCGCCGTCCTCCTGCTCGACGGGGCCGCGCCCCTCGGCGTGCTGGCCATCCGCGACGAGCCGCGTCCAGACGCCCGCGCCGCCATTGCCGAGCTGCGCCGCCTGGGGGTGCAGACCGTGATGCTCACGGGGGACAACGCCCGCACGGGCCGGGCCATTGCCCAGGACCTGGGCCTGAACGTCCAGGCCGAACTGCTGCCCGAAGACAAACTGCGCCTGATCGCCGGGTATAAAGCGCAGGGGGGCGTGGCCATGGTCGGAGACGGCATCAACGACGCCCCGGCGCTGGCGGCCTCGGACGTGGGCATCGCCATGGGGGGCGGCACCGACGTGGCACTGGAAACCGCCGACGCTGCGCTGCTGCATGAACGGGTGTCCGGCGTGGCGGACCTCGTGAACCTCTCTCGGGCCACCATGGGCAACATCAAGGTCAACATCGCCTTCGCGCTGGGGCTGAAAGCTGTCTTCCTGGTCACCACCCTGCTGGGGTACACAAACCTCTGGATGGCGATTCTGGCCGACACGGGCGCCACCGCGCTGGTGACCGCCAACGCCCTGCGGCTGTTGGGCTGGAAAGCCCCCCGCCTGACCCCGGCCCCGGAGGCCACCCCCCGCCATGCCTGA
- a CDS encoding flavin-containing monooxygenase, with amino-acid sequence MLDVAVIGGGQAGLAAGYFLGRSGLNFRIFDGGLRPGASWRDRYDSLVLFTPAKRSGLPGLPFPGDPAHYPTKDEVAAYLEAYAQTFELPTEYGAPVRRVRQGPDGFELTTPRGEWAARAVLVATGPFQTPFVPAWAQHVAPEVTQLHSSAYRRPSALPAGRVLVVGAGNSGAQIAEELTRTHSVTVAQGRPQPVLPQRVGGRDIFDVLGALRLLDVPVGSLLGWLLRRRDPVIGTDLRRLNRRGQLQLAPRVVNADGRRLVCVDGTRLEAETVVWATGFRPAYPWLDLEGVLDDRGWPLHHGGVTGIPGLSFLGLPWQRTRGSALLGGVGRDAQVLVEREMRRLKGQGPS; translated from the coding sequence ATGTTGGATGTGGCGGTGATTGGTGGAGGCCAGGCCGGCTTGGCTGCGGGATACTTTCTGGGACGCAGCGGGCTGAACTTCCGCATCTTTGACGGGGGCCTGCGCCCCGGGGCCAGCTGGCGCGACCGCTACGACTCTCTTGTGCTGTTCACCCCAGCCAAACGCAGCGGCTTGCCTGGGCTCCCGTTTCCGGGTGATCCGGCGCACTACCCCACCAAAGATGAGGTCGCGGCGTATCTGGAGGCGTACGCCCAGACCTTTGAGCTGCCCACCGAATACGGCGCGCCCGTGCGCCGGGTGCGCCAGGGACCTGACGGCTTTGAGCTCACCACGCCCCGCGGCGAGTGGGCCGCCCGGGCGGTGCTCGTGGCGACCGGGCCGTTTCAGACGCCGTTCGTACCAGCCTGGGCCCAACATGTGGCCCCGGAGGTTACGCAGCTGCACAGCAGTGCCTACCGCCGGCCTTCCGCCCTGCCCGCCGGCCGGGTGCTGGTGGTGGGCGCCGGGAACTCAGGAGCCCAGATCGCCGAGGAACTGACGCGCACCCATTCGGTCACGGTAGCCCAGGGTCGCCCACAACCGGTCCTGCCGCAACGGGTGGGGGGCCGGGACATCTTCGATGTGCTGGGGGCCCTGCGGCTGCTGGACGTGCCGGTGGGCTCACTGCTTGGCTGGCTGCTGCGGCGCCGTGATCCGGTGATTGGCACGGATCTGCGCCGCCTGAACCGCCGGGGCCAGCTGCAGCTGGCCCCCCGGGTGGTGAACGCGGATGGCCGCCGCCTGGTCTGTGTAGACGGGACCCGGCTGGAGGCCGAAACGGTGGTCTGGGCCACTGGTTTCCGGCCGGCCTATCCCTGGCTGGATCTGGAGGGGGTGCTGGATGACCGGGGCTGGCCTCTTCACCACGGCGGCGTCACGGGCATTCCGGGGCTCTCGTTTCTGGGCCTGCCCTGGCAGCGCACAAGGGGCTCTGCACTGCTCGGCGGGGTGGGGCGGGACGCTCAGGTGCTGGTCGAGCGGGAGATGAGGCGCCTGAAGGGACAGGGACCGTCGTGA